CCTCGAGGAGCCAGCCCAATGATCGCTGTCTCTCCGCCGACCATTTCGCAATCAGGCTTCGCTTCGCTCTCGCAGCGGCGCTGGCTGGCGCTCGATCCGCTGGTGATTCTGCCTCCGCTCACGATCTTGCACTTGCTCGTTCACGCGCCGCAGGCCTGGTACCTGAGCGTGTTGCTGGTTCCCCTCTTCGCGCTCGGGCTGATCTTTCGTCGCTGGTTGCATGCCCCGGCGTTTTGGTACGTTACCGCGATGCTGCTGGGGGCCACGGTCTATTTCAATTGGGAATCGGCCGACAATCACAAGTATCTGTTCGTCTATTGGACACTGGCCCTCTGCTGCACGTTCTCGCTCCCCAAATCAGAATGGGGCGAGTCGCTCGCCCGCACTAGCCGACTCCTCATTGCCTTGTGCATGATCCTGGCAACTGTTTGGAAAATCACCACGCCCCAATACATCGACGCGCGGTTCTTTACGTTCGAACTCCTAGTCGATGAGCGGTTCGCCCATTTCACGTCGTGGACCACTGGAGTTCCGCTCTCCACACTCGCCGAGAATCGCGACCTGCGCGAACAACTGATCCGCGGCCACTTCCCAGGTCTCACGCAAGTGACGCTCGCTGGCGGCGCGCAAGTCGCGCCCCTGGCCATGTTTCTCACTTGGTGGACGGTGCTGATCGAAGGACTGCTCGGCATTCTCTTCTTTTTGCCCAAATCCAATCGGATTAAGCACACGCGCAACGCGCTGCTGATTCTGTTCGCCGTGACAACCTACAGCGTCGCGCCGGTGCGGGGCTTTGGCTGGATGCTGATGCTGCTCGGCCTGGCGCAGTGCGAATACGAAGATCGCACCTACCGCTGGGGCTACCTCGCCGCGCTGCTACTAATTCAGGCCTACACCATTCCCATCGGGCAACTGATCGGCATCTTCAGCGGCTCGCCGTAGCAGAGTGATTTTCGGCGTTAGCTCTTCTTGCTGATGTCGTAGCAGAAGATCTTGTCCTGCTCGCGCAGGTAGAGTTTGCCATCGACGATCACGGGGTGCGACCAACTGGGGCGCTCACCGCCGCCGGGAATCTTAAAGCTGCTGACTTCGATGTAGTCTTCGGGAGTAGCCTTGGCCAAGACCATCGTGCCGTCGGCAAAGCGAATGTAGAGCCGGTCATCGGCTGCTACGAACGAAGCCGACTTCTTACCGCTGCCCCGCTTCTTCCACTTGATTTCGCCAGTCATCAGGTCGGCACACCAGGGAATTCCTTGATCGTCGGAATCGCCGTACAGATATTCGCCGACGAGAACGATACCGCCGTGCTTGTTGGCGAGGGCCGAATTGATCGGGAAGATCTCTTCGACTTCTACCTTCCCGTCACCGACTGCTTTTTGTTTGAGCAGAGCACCACCGCGCTTGTATCCCGCGGCGAAGAAGACGAGATCACCGCGAACGATTGGCGTGGGAATGACGGCAGTTGTTTTGTCGATTGGGTAGTGCCAGAGCTTTTCGCCATCGCTGGCGCGCGCACCCAAGGCACCGCTAGCCGTTGTTTGCACATAGACCTTCGTGCCACCGATCTCGGCGATCACAATCGAGGCGTGCCCCGCTCCGCGATCGTCGGCCAAGGGGGACTTCCAAATCGTCTCGCCGGTTTTCTTATCGAGGGCGACCATCGTCGCGCTGCTGCCGCCGGGTGTGCAGATCAAGCGGTCGCCGTCGATCAGCACCGATTCGCTATAGCCCCAGTTGTCTCCCTTCTTCCCGCCAAAGTCGCTCTTGAGATTCTTCCGCCACAGTTCATGGCCGTCGTTCGCGTCGCAGGCAATCAAATCGGCATGAGCAGTGAGAATATAGACCGACGAGCCATCGACGGTCGGTGTGCTGCGCGAGCTTTGCCAATTCTCTTGGCCGTTCGTCCAGGCCTTGCCCGTTTTGGTCTTCCACAAGGGCTTGCCATCGGCCTGATTAAAGCAAAGGAGATATTCGTCCTTATCTTCGGCGGTCGATGGACCGTCGCCGAGCGTATAGATCTTGCCGCCGGCAATCGCCAGGCTCGAGTAGCCACGACCAGCGCCGCTGGCTTCCCAGGCCAGCGCGGGCCCTGCACTGGGCCACTCTTGCAGCAGCGACTTCTCCGGCGATACAGCCGTGCGTCCCGACCCGCGAAATGTGGGCCAAGAATCAGCAGCGGGACAAACAGTCGTTAGTAAAGTGAAAGCAGCCAAGAGGCTGCTGGCGAACAAGCGAATGCTCATGGATCGAAGTACCTGCGGCGGAGCGGGATAAACAAAGGCTGTGACCAAGATGCACAACCAGCCCTGATTATGCGCTGCAGCCACTGCGGCGGGGGAGGCAGCTGGGAAGAAGTTGCGGCGATTTCGTCCGCCCGAGGACTCGAACTATTCCCGCTGGCCGCGAACCGACCAGAAGCGCTCAGAGGGCATGACCATGGAAGTAATTCGCAGGCCGAACTTTTCGCCGACCTTCACTGCTTCGCCCACCGCGAACTCGTGCTCGCCCACAGCCAGCGACAACGGCTGTTCGCACGATTGATCGAACTGAATGATCGACCCCGGGCCGATTTCCAAAATCCGACCGACGGGTAGCTGGGTTGTGGCCAGTGAAGCCACAATCGGCACCTTAATCTTCAGCAAGCTGCGGGTGTAGGAAGGGAGTGCCGGAATGCCGTCTTCAAAATCCTGACTAACGGGTGCTGCGGGCGCGCGTAGTACATTGGCAAAACGTCCCCCCGCAGGTGTGGCCACTGCAGCCGCGGGCACAAAGACCGGTTCGCTGATTGCCGGAGCGGCTGCAGCCGGAGCTCCGGCAGAGAGGAGGAGTTGATGATCGGCCACGCCAATCAAGACCGCGGGCAGGCTCTTGCTTCCGAATTGAATTGTGAGCGGCAGAACTTCGGGCGCTGCCGTCGCCTGGCAACGAAGTAGCGCTTCTTGCAGGTTCTCGAGGCGGGCCGTTTGATCGCTAGTGGGCATGAGTGCTTCGGGAAGCAGGATCATGCCGAACTCTTGCGAGAGCGTGGCGAGTTTGCTTTTGCCCGTGGCATCTGGCGCGGCGATCCACCCCGGCAGCGCGCCTTCGCCATCGGCCACTAACAGGGCATAAGCCCCGGCAGCCTGATTGAGCACGACCGCGAGTCCCGCGTGATTCCAGGCATCCTGAGCAACGAGAGTCAGCAGGTCCGCTTTTTCACCGAGCGTGAATTCGCACTTCTCGCCGAAGGCCCGTTGCCACGCTTCGGCAGCTTCGCCCGCGCCATTGCGACAGGCCGTAACGATCTCGGCAGTGATGAGTGGCGACGACATACGACAGCTGAACGCGGAGTGAGCGAACTCGACTAGCAGACGACGTGACTTCTTCTCTGCATATCGGCAGTCGAGCCGGCAAACTTCGCCCGGTCGTTAAAGTGCGTCCGTTCTGCCCGCTTCACGCTAGCGATGCTGGCAATTGCACGACCGAACTTACCCCGAATTTCGGCACAAACGATTTTGCGGGTGTATTCGTTAAGGTCATTCTGCCGAAAGAAAGAAAACGGCGCGCGGGAAATGCGCCGCTTGGGACGACTCTATTGCAAGGTGTTCGAACATGGTCGTGCGAACTTCCCTCACTTCGCTTGTGATCTTCGCGGCAGCGATTGCTTCGGCAGTTGCCCAGGATCAGATGCCTTGGGTCGAAGAGTTTCCGCAGGCTTGCCAACAGGCAAGTGCCGAAGGGAAGCTCGTGCTGCTCCACTTCTATTCCGACGACTGCCCGCCCTGCGTCAAAGTCGAGAAGAACGTGTTCAGCCGGCAAGATGTCGCAGCAACCGTCGGCAAAAACTACGTGCCGATGAAGATTCATGCTCGCAAGAATCCGGAACTTGCCACCAAGTACAACGTGCGTCAGTGGCCGACCGATGTTTTCGTGACTCCAAGCGGCCAGGAAGTGTTTCGCACCGTCAGCCCACAGACCCCGCTCGAATACACCAACTTGATGAACAGCGTAGCTGCCCAGACCGGTGTTGGTCTTGGTCGCAATGGTAACAATCTGCCGCCGCACCAGCAGATCGCTGCCAATCAAGCTGCCCCGAATCAACCCGGAGCGATTCCTGGAGCCCCGGCCCCGAATGGTCCGTGGGTGATGCCTGCTCCGCGTGACGCCATTGCCCAGGTAAGCGCTCAAGCCAATTCGCAGGCTCAATGGGTGACGAACGGCGCTTCTTCGGCCGCTCAGCAATATGCGCAGCAAACTCAGCAGAACGTGCAACAAGCCCAGCAAAACCTGCAGCAGTCGGGCCAACAGTCGTGGCAATTTGCCCAGGCTCAAGCCGGCGCAGCGGTGAATCAAACGACTCAGGCCCTGGATCAAACCTATCAAGCCACGCAACAGGCTGCTCAACAAGCGGCCCAAGCGACGCACGATTCGACACAAGCCGCGGCCAACAACGCCAAAGAAGTATTGAACCGCTACACTACGCCGATGACGGCACCACCTGCCGCGGTCGCCGGCAATCCGGCTGGCTTTGCCCCGTGGCAACCCGCGGCTGCTCCGCCGCAACAGCCCGCCGTTCAACCTGTTTCGGCTCAGGCCTATCAGCCTGTCTCGCCAACCCAAACCTTGGCTCCGAATGCCGTCGGCACTGCTTCGCCTTACGAATCGAATCCCGCGCTCGCACCGCCCCCTGCCGCGGCCTTGGCCAGTGGCACCTATCCCATCGTGATGGAAGGCTTCTGCCCTGTCACGCTGCTTAGCAAGAAAGAATGGAAGAAGGGGCAGCCTGAGTTCGGCGCGGTCCATCGCCGTCGCACGTTCCTGTTCGCTTCGGCCGAAGCTCAGCAAACGTTCCTCGCCGACCCCGATCGCTACAGCCCCGTGATGGTCGGCTACGATCCCGTCAAGTTCATGCAAACCGGCGAACTGATCGACGGTCGCGCTACGTTCGGTCTGACCTATCGCAAGCAGATTTATCTCTTTAGCGACGATGCCTCGCTCAAGACCTTCTGGCAAAATCCTCGCCAGTTCACCGACGGCCTACGACAAGCCATGACGCAGAACGAACGGGGCACCACCATTCGCTAGGCTTTGGTCCGACGGCTGAGATATTCCTTCAGTAGTCCGTTTGTGCGGCTTGTATCGGCCGCGCGCTATCTGACAATCGTTCAGCGCTAGTCGTTACCAGCGTTGTCCCTTTCCTGCTCAGCAGATTCTCGCTGACGCGCGCAATTTATGTGGCACATTACAAGTGAGCTACATCGATTGCTGACGGGCGGTTGGCCGTGTTGCGCGCGTTTGCGCGTGATCGCCCCGCCCGGAAAGGAAGCCTTCCGCCGTGCCAGCCGTCCTCCGCAAAGCGTCTGAACCTATTCCGGGCTACCGCCTCGTCCAACGCGTCGGCGCGGGTGGCTATGGCGAAGTCTGGACGGCAGAAGCGCCGGGCGGACTCATCAAGGCGATCAAGTTCGTCTACGGACTGCTCGACGAAGACCGCGGCTCGCGCGAAATGAAGGCCCTGCAGCGCATCAAGGGCGTGCGACATCCGTTCTTGCTCTCAATCGAGCGGATCGAGATTATCGACGGTCAGTTGATCTTCGTCACCGAGCTTGCAGACAACAGCCTGAAGGATCGCTTCGACCAATGCCGCAAGGAAGGCCGGCCCGGCATCCCGCGCGACGAATTGTTGCAACACCTGCGCGATACGGCCGATGCGCTCGACTACATGAACGAGCATCACACGTTGCAGCATCTCGATGTGAAGCCGGAAAATCTGCTGCTTGTTGGTGGACGCGTCAAGGTGGCCGACTTCGGGCTCGTTAAGGATCTGCACGAAGCGGCCGCGTCGATGATGGGCGGCCTGACGCCCATTTACGCGCCGCCTGAAGTCTTCGAAGGACGACCGACCAAGTTCAGCGATCAATACAGCCTGGCGATTGTCTATCAAGAGATGCTCAGTGGAGTGTTGCCATTTCCCGGCAAGACAGCTGCGCAACTGGCAGCTCAGCACTTGAACGCGCGCCCGCGGATGGCGGCGCTCCCCGAGGCCGACCAACAAGTGATAGGCCGCAGCCTATCGAAAAATCCCAATGAGCGGTTCGCAAATTGCCGCGAGATGGTAGCTGCCCTCAACAAGGCCACGCAGCAGATTGTCGCCGCGCGCATGACACATGCCCGCAGCGAACTGATGAACGAAATGGGGAGGCACATCACTCAAGGCGCGACGCAGGCGCATAATGCGGCCCCAGCGACTCATCAGCCAGCAGCGCCCGAAACGCCGTTGCCACCTCTTTCTTATGCCACCGAAGCTGCCCGCACTCCCGACCAGATGCTCGCTAGCCTGGACGAAGCCTCGCAGCAGGCCGACTCGATTCAAGAAGACAATCGGCTCGTGGCGTCGGCCGACGATCTGCACGTTGATCTGAAGCAGCGATTGCAAACCACCGATGTTCCGCCCCCGGAGTTCGACGTCCTCAATTGGTCCCCTCAGCCCACCTTGCTGATCGGCCTGGGGGGCATTGGCGGCAAAGTCCTCGGCCGGCTGAAGCAGATCTTTGCCGAGACGCCGCACGGCGCGCCATTGCAGACCTTGGTGCTCGATTCCGATCGCCGCGAATCACTCGAAAACTGTCCATCATCCCCTGG
Above is a window of Anatilimnocola aggregata DNA encoding:
- a CDS encoding PQQ-binding-like beta-propeller repeat protein; the encoded protein is MSIRLFASSLLAAFTLLTTVCPAADSWPTFRGSGRTAVSPEKSLLQEWPSAGPALAWEASGAGRGYSSLAIAGGKIYTLGDGPSTAEDKDEYLLCFNQADGKPLWKTKTGKAWTNGQENWQSSRSTPTVDGSSVYILTAHADLIACDANDGHELWRKNLKSDFGGKKGDNWGYSESVLIDGDRLICTPGGSSATMVALDKKTGETIWKSPLADDRGAGHASIVIAEIGGTKVYVQTTASGALGARASDGEKLWHYPIDKTTAVIPTPIVRGDLVFFAAGYKRGGALLKQKAVGDGKVEVEEIFPINSALANKHGGIVLVGEYLYGDSDDQGIPWCADLMTGEIKWKKRGSGKKSASFVAADDRLYIRFADGTMVLAKATPEDYIEVSSFKIPGGGERPSWSHPVIVDGKLYLREQDKIFCYDISKKS
- a CDS encoding FliM/FliN family flagellar motor switch protein; amino-acid sequence: MSSPLITAEIVTACRNGAGEAAEAWQRAFGEKCEFTLGEKADLLTLVAQDAWNHAGLAVVLNQAAGAYALLVADGEGALPGWIAAPDATGKSKLATLSQEFGMILLPEALMPTSDQTARLENLQEALLRCQATAAPEVLPLTIQFGSKSLPAVLIGVADHQLLLSAGAPAAAAPAISEPVFVPAAAVATPAGGRFANVLRAPAAPVSQDFEDGIPALPSYTRSLLKIKVPIVASLATTQLPVGRILEIGPGSIIQFDQSCEQPLSLAVGEHEFAVGEAVKVGEKFGLRITSMVMPSERFWSVRGQRE
- a CDS encoding thioredoxin family protein produces the protein MVVRTSLTSLVIFAAAIASAVAQDQMPWVEEFPQACQQASAEGKLVLLHFYSDDCPPCVKVEKNVFSRQDVAATVGKNYVPMKIHARKNPELATKYNVRQWPTDVFVTPSGQEVFRTVSPQTPLEYTNLMNSVAAQTGVGLGRNGNNLPPHQQIAANQAAPNQPGAIPGAPAPNGPWVMPAPRDAIAQVSAQANSQAQWVTNGASSAAQQYAQQTQQNVQQAQQNLQQSGQQSWQFAQAQAGAAVNQTTQALDQTYQATQQAAQQAAQATHDSTQAAANNAKEVLNRYTTPMTAPPAAVAGNPAGFAPWQPAAAPPQQPAVQPVSAQAYQPVSPTQTLAPNAVGTASPYESNPALAPPPAAALASGTYPIVMEGFCPVTLLSKKEWKKGQPEFGAVHRRRTFLFASAEAQQTFLADPDRYSPVMVGYDPVKFMQTGELIDGRATFGLTYRKQIYLFSDDASLKTFWQNPRQFTDGLRQAMTQNERGTTIR